A genomic window from Halorubrum trapanicum includes:
- a CDS encoding SRPBCC family protein, which yields MDELVVSTEVYADPEAVYEFLLDFPRYANYSEYLREVRTVTGDGGPGTQYALTFAWWKISYTARSEVTGVEPPERIDWEITKDIDAGGCWRVTPPESVEGDENDDDDADADADATDDAPCEVALEVAFDPGSASSDALDLPRLVSFDWVLKKAIPLIRDEAERVVERAVQDLEGSTRDVDLDVYVDSDRI from the coding sequence GTGGACGAACTCGTCGTGAGTACGGAGGTGTACGCCGATCCGGAAGCGGTGTACGAGTTCCTGCTCGATTTCCCGCGGTACGCGAACTACTCCGAGTACCTCCGAGAGGTCCGAACCGTCACCGGCGACGGCGGCCCCGGGACCCAGTACGCGCTCACGTTCGCGTGGTGGAAGATTTCCTACACCGCCCGCTCGGAGGTGACCGGCGTCGAGCCGCCCGAGCGGATCGACTGGGAGATCACGAAGGACATCGACGCCGGCGGCTGTTGGCGAGTGACGCCGCCCGAGAGCGTCGAGGGCGACGAAAACGACGACGACGACGCAGACGCGGACGCGGACGCGACCGACGACGCCCCCTGCGAGGTCGCGCTCGAAGTCGCGTTCGACCCCGGGTCGGCCAGCTCTGACGCGCTCGACCTCCCGCGGCTGGTCTCGTTCGACTGGGTGTTGAAGAAGGCGATCCCGCTGATCAGAGACGAGGCCGAGCGCGTCGTCGAGCGCGCGGTTCAGGACTTAGAGGGGTCGACGCGGGACGTCGACCTCGACGTGTACGTCGACTCCGACCGGATCTGA
- a CDS encoding ABC transporter ATP-binding protein: MAADERNAFEVYRDRVDRPLGRLFREYGASEAHWLVIGMAANVVARVAGLIPPVVLGVAIDAVFTGSGPYTLPIVPDAWLPTEAGAQFRLSVLLIFGSFIVTGVFTYVYGIAANNFAHRVMHAVRTDSFDQMQRLDMTFFDDKQTGEVMSVLNNDASNLEVFLDNALQNSARLGVMLVGIAGVLVYYNYELAVVTLAAVPLMFLFTLWFMRAVEPRYVAQRSVVGDLNTALENALSGVELVKTSNTEAHESERVEDASFSYFKRTMSILRLNYVYRPGMELLAGLAFAATFAVGGFWLANGPPGPFTTELTVGTFVTFVLLTQQFVAPLAEVSNIIDQYENAKASCERVFGLRDIPVRIEDDDDAIELGGGGRGGGGDGAAADGGSGPDGGSGSGDDGATADHGGVAGAVEYDDVSFAYPENALVDPEDADEEVLSGVSFTADPGDTVALVGPTGAGKSTLLKLLLRLYDVTDGAIRVDGHDVRDVTVESLRSSVGYVAQDTTLFDGTIAENIRYGRFTRIDEDGDEGDSLDEDEVRERVIEAAKAAEAHEFIASLPNGYETRIGERGVKLSGGQRQRLAIARVVLQDPAILILDEATSAVDTETEMLIQRSLDRLAADRTTFVIAHRLSTVTDADTALVLEDGEVVERGTHDELLAADGLYAKLWGVQAGEIDELPEEFVERARERHVDRAVERATAESEVDSETLD, from the coding sequence ATGGCTGCCGACGAGCGCAACGCCTTCGAAGTGTACCGCGATCGGGTGGATCGGCCCCTTGGCCGACTGTTCCGCGAGTACGGGGCCTCGGAGGCCCACTGGCTCGTGATCGGGATGGCCGCCAACGTCGTCGCCCGCGTCGCGGGGCTGATCCCGCCGGTCGTCCTCGGCGTCGCCATCGACGCCGTCTTCACCGGCTCCGGCCCCTACACGCTCCCGATAGTCCCCGACGCGTGGCTCCCCACCGAGGCGGGCGCACAGTTCCGCCTCTCGGTGCTGCTCATCTTCGGGTCGTTCATCGTGACGGGCGTGTTCACGTACGTCTACGGCATCGCCGCGAACAACTTCGCGCACCGCGTGATGCACGCGGTCCGCACCGACTCCTTCGACCAGATGCAGCGGCTCGACATGACCTTCTTCGACGACAAACAGACCGGCGAGGTCATGTCCGTCCTCAACAACGACGCCTCGAACCTGGAGGTCTTCTTAGACAACGCCCTCCAGAACTCCGCGCGCCTCGGCGTGATGCTCGTGGGAATCGCGGGCGTCCTCGTCTACTACAACTACGAGCTCGCGGTCGTCACGCTCGCCGCGGTCCCGCTCATGTTCCTCTTCACGCTCTGGTTCATGCGCGCGGTCGAGCCGCGGTACGTCGCGCAGCGCTCCGTCGTCGGCGACCTGAACACCGCGCTCGAAAACGCACTCTCGGGCGTCGAGCTGGTGAAGACCTCCAACACGGAGGCCCACGAGAGCGAGCGCGTCGAGGACGCCTCGTTCTCGTACTTCAAGCGCACGATGTCGATCCTCCGGCTCAACTACGTCTACCGGCCCGGGATGGAGCTGCTCGCCGGACTGGCGTTCGCCGCCACCTTCGCGGTCGGCGGCTTCTGGCTCGCGAACGGCCCGCCGGGCCCGTTCACGACCGAGCTGACGGTCGGGACGTTCGTCACCTTCGTCCTCCTCACCCAGCAGTTCGTCGCCCCGCTCGCGGAGGTGTCGAACATCATCGACCAGTACGAGAACGCCAAGGCCTCCTGCGAGCGCGTGTTCGGCCTGCGCGACATCCCGGTCCGCATCGAGGACGACGACGACGCGATCGAACTCGGCGGCGGGGGCCGGGGCGGCGGCGGCGACGGAGCGGCCGCCGACGGCGGAAGCGGCCCTGACGGCGGCAGCGGCTCGGGCGACGACGGCGCGACCGCCGACCACGGCGGCGTCGCCGGCGCCGTCGAGTACGACGACGTCTCGTTCGCGTACCCGGAGAACGCCCTCGTCGACCCCGAGGACGCCGACGAGGAGGTCCTCAGCGGCGTCTCCTTTACGGCCGACCCCGGCGACACCGTCGCGCTCGTCGGTCCGACGGGCGCCGGCAAGTCGACGCTACTGAAGCTCCTCCTCCGGCTGTACGACGTCACCGACGGCGCCATCCGGGTCGACGGCCACGACGTCCGCGACGTAACCGTCGAGAGCCTCCGCTCGTCGGTCGGCTACGTCGCGCAGGACACGACGCTGTTCGACGGCACCATCGCCGAGAACATCCGCTACGGGCGGTTCACGCGGATCGACGAGGACGGCGACGAGGGCGACAGCCTCGACGAGGACGAGGTCCGCGAGCGGGTTATCGAGGCCGCGAAGGCCGCGGAGGCCCACGAGTTCATCGCCTCCCTGCCGAACGGCTACGAGACGCGAATCGGCGAGCGCGGCGTGAAGCTCTCGGGCGGGCAGCGCCAGCGGCTCGCCATCGCACGGGTCGTGCTTCAGGACCCCGCAATCTTGATCCTCGACGAGGCGACCTCGGCGGTCGACACGGAGACGGAGATGCTGATCCAGCGCTCGCTCGACCGCCTCGCGGCCGACCGGACCACCTTCGTCATCGCGCACCGCCTCTCGACGGTCACCGACGCCGACACCGCGCTCGTGTTGGAGGACGGCGAGGTCGTCGAGCGCGGCACCCACGACGAGCTGCTCGCCGCGGACGGCCTCTACGCGAAGCTGTGGGGCGTTCAGGCCGGCGAGATAGACGAGCTACCGGAGGAGTTCGTCGAGCGCGCCCGCGAGCGCCACGTCGACCGCGCGGTCGAGCGGGCAACCGCGGAGAGCGAGGTCGACTCGGAGACGCTCGACTGA